The DNA region TCccagggaaaccagcacagctcGTGCTTCCCTGAAGTGCCCGCACACTCCCGCACGCAGCGTGGAGAACCACTCGCAGGGCCAGAATCTGCGTGGGATTACAGGGCTGTGACCACGCTGGGACCACGAAGTGTGGTGGATAGATGGCACCGTGGGAGGGCTGCGGTGGAGGGACACGGGCTCGTCGGGAAGGACCGGCCGGGAAGGCGAGGAGATGTACTTGCCTCCTGCTTGGGGTGGGACAGGAGCCAGCCTGTGGTTCAGGGTCAGCAGACAGACCAAGATGGCTGCTGTGTTAGCAGGGAACTGCTAGGGACCTCCTGTTCAGGAGGAAGAGGTAGCCAAGGTCTTCTTCAAACCAGTAAAGAAGGAAGCCTCacgttcacaggccctggtcctcatgggggacctgAACCACCCTGGTACCTGCTGGAAGGACAGTCCAGCAGGGCTCAGGCAATCTAGGAGGCTTCTAGAGTGCAGTTCCTGGCACGGGTGATGGAGGAagcaaggagatggaggaacccagaaggagaggtgctgagctggacctggtgctggtgaaCAAGGAGGAACTGGTTGGGGATTTGAAAGTCggcagcagccttggctgcagtgaccctgaggtggtggagctgaggatgctgaggggagggagcagggcgaaAAGCCAAGGCCACAGCCCTGGCTTGCAGGAGAGCGGACCGGGCCCAGCCTTGGGAACCAGCTGGTGGCAACAAGGAGACCTAACAAGGCGGGGGAAGAGCGGGGTGGGGAAGGCACGGCCCTAGTTCTGGCTGGGCTCCGGGACAGCATTCCGAGAAAAAGTCACGGACATCCCTCCGTGGATCCATCCGTCCACCCTCGCCAGCGGCAgggggcagctctgtgaggagaggcctcaTCTGCCCCTGCCGGCCTAGCAACAGCTGCgccattggccacggctgagccaatcagcggagccggaGGCTGGCTGTCAGTCACAGATAGAGGGGGcgggaggctgagcagcctgaggagaaatggaggagaggtggggtgggggcagccggggcgaggagggggatagggatagggatagggatagggatagggatagggatagggatagggatagggatagggataagGATAAGGCCAGGACCAGcaccaggggcaggggcaggtatCTCCCAGCgtggacggggctgggggggacctggaTTCCTCACGGCCCACGGGCCCTTCCGTGGTCGCCAGCCCTGGGCCCGAgcgcccagccccagggacaaccccacAACCAAGGTCGGAGCGGttcctgcggctgccccgagggtcgCCAGCCCCCCGTCAGCCCTGAGCATCTGAGCTGGGGTGaggtggaagaggctggaaaacagttgatggagaggaggcgatggcAGCAGGTACAGGGCCTGTGGCTCCTGGGATTAACTGAGACTGTTACCGTTAAGTCGGCGCTTCAGAAACTCTCTAAGGCTCAATTTTGGAgtgttagaaagcaggcgttctttttTGCAGCGCTGGATGGACGGGGGGATCATTCTGCCTACCTGACAATTCCTGGTGCTGGAAGGTCAGTGCTGTATCCCCACCTCTGAGTGAGATGAAGGTGCTGATGCAGGGGCAAGCACCGAGCTTTCCCAATGCCTGCCTCAGTGCTGGAGAGGGGACGGATGCAGGGAGAAACTCCCACAATCTGCATCACCACAGAGGTATTCCTAAACCTCGCTAACTGAGAGCCGCCAGCAGCAAATTCTGCTGACTAACACCGGGCCCGACTCACCCTCCCTAGGAGGAAAACCATAGATTGAGAGACACCTGGAAAATAGGACACGAAAAAGAAGTTCCAGGTGTTCAAAGCTACATTCCTATTATTAGGTCAGCCCAACAGTATAAGAACACAAGGCTGccagattaaacacagaaattacaTCAGTTTTTTCCCTCGTTGCATGTTTCTGCCGTGCAGACCTCATCAAGGtctggccctgccagctggacgtccccagctccccatcagccgTATGATGCAACAGCCCATAGGACAGGCGCCTGGAGCTCACATCTTCCCAGTCACAGCAGGCAAGAGCAGAAGGACAAAGCGCTGCCACCGAGTTCTCTTTTGGCCCCTCTGTCCCTCCTTTTGGCCTCTTTGTTGGCAGGAAAGCCCATCGGGTCTCCCAGGttcccctgccttcctcagagAGGACAGCTGCTCCCTACTGTAATGAAGCAACTCGCATGCTGCATCAAGGCCTGTCAGGAAGGCGCTCAATGCACACACCGTAAGACCACCTGTAGTTTGCCTGAAGAGCAGAGGGTAGTTCACATCTGTACAGCCAGGCCAGGGGATTCTCTTTGCGCTTTGGTCACCGTTATGCTTTGATTCAGCCTTCCAGCTCTGCGCCAAATTCCGCGGAGCTGTTCAGCCGTCACTCTGCAACcaaatttcttctccttcctgcactaGAAAGGTACTTGCTGGTCTCCAACGGGAGGGAAATCCTTTTGGATGACTGACATTTCCCAGGCCCCCTGTTACCTTGCCGTAGAGCACGTGTGAGTTTTTTGCTCTAAAGGCCGTATGACGGGACTCAAGCCCTCAGTAACAGGTACTGCTCTGGCTCTCCTGAGCTCTCAGGAGCATGTTCCTGACCAGGTGTTTGCAGTCTCTCTTAGAAAGGatttcttggctttttctgcAAGAAGGAAGCCTACAGTTGGTCCAGCAGCAATCACGTTGGAGAACAGGACCTGGAGCTGGGGAACGGGGAATGGCCTTTGGCTACTGTAGAACACAAGCTGCAGAATTCTTCATGTCACAAAGACAGACATGACACTGAAATCAACATTCCGAGGAAAGGAGCTTTGCCACTTTGCTCCAATTCTCACTAACCTGGGCAACGAGGGTGGGAAATGGGTTACAGCCTTATCGAGAAGGAGACAATTGAAGCGTGTCAAAAGTCGCTGGGGCCGAGGTGCGTGATTTTGGGGGGCGAGCAGTGAGGGCCATGCTGGCTGGGGGGAGCACAGCACACATTGCCGGACACAGGCCATGCCGGGCCACCCTTCCGGGTGCGGGGGCGGAGACCCCCTGTCCCGGGGGTGGGCGTGAACTTCCCCTCAGGCAACCGAgctggctgcagggccagcaAGGCCCAAAGCCCACGGCCATGGCGCGGGGCagccggccaaggccagcccacGAGGAGGGAGGTTTGGGGAAAGTGCTGCCAGCCGCCAGGGAGAAGACAACGCTCTGGGCCCAGCCCCTAAGGCTGCCCCCCaagaaagggagaggtggaggaggggaaGCCGACAAATGAGCGTGGAATGTCCCGGCACAGAGATTAACGTCCAACTTTATTGTACGGGTGGAGGGGGATCAGGACCAGCACTCGAGGATGGCGCACGGCTGGTCCCGTGGCGGCGTCCAGGCCGGCTGTAGGGATGTTGGGCCCGGCGTTGCAAGTGGGAGCGGTCTCGCATCCGCACGggcccaggagggctggagcttcCGCTGCTCTCGAGCGCTGGGGAGCCAGAGGAGGAccccgctggcagctggctggcagtgctggggccgctggtCTCGGGTGCCGGGGAGCTGTGGgacggccccggcgccgcctggCTGCGGGTGCTGGTCTCAGCATTTGGTGCTGGCGCACGGATCCTGTCACGGCATCTTCTGGGCCGGCTGTAAGGGTGTTGGGCCCGGCGTCGCAAGCGGGAGCTCTTTCGCATGCGGTCGggcccaggggggctggagcGGCTGCTGCCCTCAGGCACTGGGGGGCCTTGGGACGGCCCTGATGCCGCATTGCCGGGGCTTCTGGTCTGCAGTGCCAGGGAGCTGAGGGGTGGCCCGAATGCCACCTgcctcccagtgctggggctgctggtttctggcagtggggagctgcaggaggatcccgctggcagctggctggtggtgctggggctgctggtctcggatgccggggagctgtgggacagccccagcgctgcctggctgggggtgctgctctCAGCACTTGGTGCTGGCACACGGCTCCTGTCATGGCATCTTCCAGGCCAGCTGTAGGGATGTTGGGCCTGGCGTTGCAAGCGGGAGCTGTTTCGCACACGGTCGggcccaggggggctggagcagctgctgccctgaagtgACGGGGAGCCGCAGGAGGACCGCGATGCCGcctggctggcagagctggggctgctggtctccgatggtggggagccgcaggaggaccctgatggcagctggctggcggtgctggggctgctggtctccgGTGCCGGAGACCTGAGCGATTGCCCCGAGCCTGCCTGGCTGGCAGTGTTGGGGCCGGCGAGCTCCGAGCTGGCACTGGAGGCTGTAAGGGGAAGCATGAAGGTCAAGGGCACGGCCCCCAGGCCCGGGGCAGGATAGGCCAGAgcggtgcccccagccctcctagAGCAGAGAGGCTCTGCCAGACCCACCCTGGGCTCCCGCTGCCAGGCCTTGCCTggcccctggccccagcccaggggccgccgggtgctttgcctcttaccGGTGCCCAGGCCAGCACACGCGTCGCACTCCCAGCTGGCCGTGCTGCTCGTCAAGTCGGAGCAGCGTCTGTGGGTGCCCTCGGCAgcgcaggagcagcacaggagcagttgCCAGGGCCTGGGGAGGCAAACGGGTTCATGGCTGTGAGGACAAAGTGACCGCAGCACGGGACTGTCCGGCCGAGCTCTCGGTCTCGGTCCTTGTGCCTCGGTCCTTGGTGAGACAGGGTTCTCGTACAGAGCCCCAGGGTGCAGCTGTGGCAACTTACccctcttgctctgcctgctccctgcctccggGACAAAGGCACTCCCTGGCATCGCAGCGGCGGTGCCTCTCGCCTAGTTCTGCGTATTCATGCCTGATCTCCCATGATGGCAgtctgatggagaaaggaaaatggatgagcccctgctgccccggcatAAGAGAGATGCAGGGCGTCCCTGCTTGCCCCCCCGGCCCtgtttccagctcctccgtgaaGCTGAAGCCCAGACTCGCGGGACAGCGGAGGGCCaggaagggctgctggggcagcccctggcacggCACAGTGCTTGCAGCCTCCTGTCTTGTGAGCCGGCCAGAAGGACACCAACCTCAAGGGGATTCGGATCCCCATGGTGAGCATTTCCGAGAGAAAGTGCTCCTTA from Accipiter gentilis chromosome 23, bAccGen1.1, whole genome shotgun sequence includes:
- the LOC126049903 gene encoding PHD finger protein 7-like, whose product is MSASKQQAPDSMEQGLQPCPAASSAGAEQALGGNPSGTLPPAPQRCSFPVAFALSPPACLLCRRAEADPGLCGDKVEKRGLCAHVFCLFFASGLFQRGAREAGLVGFLPKDIQSTVARAAQKHCFVCGESGATISCRETGCNRSFHLPCAVEGGCVTQFFRFYRAFCWEHRPEQAVEAVPEENTTCLICLDLVEERKSYGTMVCPACKHAWFHRGCIQGQALCAGRFCFQCPLCRDKEHFLSEMLTMGIRIPLRLPSWEIRHEYAELGERHRRCDARECLCPGGREQAEQEGPWQLLLCCSCAAEGTHRRCSDLTSSTASWECDACAGLGTASSASSELAGPNTASQAGSGQSLSSLALQTRSPGNAASGPSQGPPVPEGSSRSSPPGPDRMRKSSRLRRRAQHPYSRPRRCRDRIRAPAPNAETSTRSQAAPGPSHSSPAPETSGPSTASQLPAGSSSGSPALESSGSSSPPGPVRMRDRSHLQRRAQHPYSRPGRRHGTSRAPSSSAGPDPPPPVQ